Proteins encoded in a region of the Clostridium beijerinckii genome:
- a CDS encoding ATP-dependent helicase, whose amino-acid sequence MHYEKELERLNEYQREAVLDESDACVVNANVGSGKTTVLISKIVYLHYAKNISYKDMIVLTFTNKAANEIKERLMASDESIKSEELEGFGTFHSVALNLLKEVLPIEKIRYEKDFLVIEPDEELDIALQIIQEEKLKIKYKNRLKKRLEQAMVIEKEEEKISPYDDDIFKLVELLKEEKIKQNKMSFSDILQNANLLLGEHKIEPKWIIIDEVQDSDKIQLDFIDKLKGENTKLFAVGDPNQVIYSWRGSSLNVVYTLKHKYNAKELSLPINYRSSNAILEAARCFQQNGSRLMGARETENKIIVKNHYNPFNEACYLADKIKEIHKSGVPYKEIAIFYRLQNQSQVFEDVFLKNDIPFEVSMKKTISDSPVLNWIIKLFRFCVNPNDFSSAIYVLSNKEYGEKMTEKTARKIVKEQNIIKSELLEKMHEFISKCSEIKMAEEIYNYFEFDKYIKPTSATYIDDKEAINALLDIIIEYVKEKQIPFLDGLREFINSSALYGVNILKKDINSDIDSVKLMTLHASKGLEFSYVFITGVNYGLIPLHTRDMEEEEEQRLFFVGITRAKDYLELSYYTNPDYQKAAPGESRYIHMIPEKLIQDDKVKNNNVNLQELKKQIQEAKAQGKKEEVSVTEEVELPVVEEINETTTKKVSHKKYGTGKVLKEDDMMIEVEFENYGVKEFVKAFSELEFL is encoded by the coding sequence ATGCATTATGAAAAAGAGCTAGAAAGATTAAATGAATATCAAAGAGAAGCAGTACTTGATGAAAGTGATGCATGTGTTGTAAATGCAAATGTTGGAAGTGGAAAAACAACAGTTTTGATTTCAAAAATTGTGTATCTTCATTATGCAAAAAATATCAGTTATAAAGATATGATTGTATTAACTTTTACTAATAAAGCTGCAAATGAAATTAAAGAAAGATTAATGGCTTCTGATGAGAGTATAAAATCAGAGGAATTAGAGGGCTTTGGAACCTTTCATAGTGTTGCTCTTAATCTACTTAAAGAAGTATTGCCAATTGAAAAAATAAGATATGAAAAAGACTTTTTAGTAATAGAGCCAGATGAGGAATTAGACATTGCCTTGCAGATAATCCAAGAAGAAAAGCTCAAGATCAAATATAAGAACCGTTTAAAAAAGAGACTTGAGCAAGCTATGGTTATTGAGAAGGAAGAGGAAAAGATTTCGCCTTATGATGATGATATCTTTAAGCTTGTAGAGCTACTAAAGGAAGAGAAGATAAAACAAAATAAGATGTCCTTTTCAGATATATTGCAAAATGCAAATTTATTATTAGGTGAGCATAAAATAGAACCAAAATGGATTATTATCGATGAGGTTCAAGACAGCGATAAAATACAGCTTGATTTTATTGATAAGTTAAAAGGTGAAAATACTAAATTATTTGCAGTTGGTGATCCAAATCAGGTTATTTACAGCTGGCGTGGAAGTTCTTTAAATGTGGTTTATACCTTAAAGCATAAATATAATGCAAAGGAGCTTTCTCTTCCAATAAATTATCGTTCAAGTAATGCTATTTTAGAAGCTGCAAGATGTTTTCAGCAAAATGGAAGCCGCTTAATGGGTGCTAGAGAAACTGAAAATAAAATCATAGTTAAAAATCATTATAATCCTTTTAATGAAGCATGTTATTTGGCAGATAAGATCAAGGAAATACATAAATCAGGTGTGCCTTATAAGGAAATTGCAATTTTTTATAGACTGCAAAACCAGTCTCAGGTCTTTGAAGATGTGTTTTTAAAAAATGATATTCCTTTTGAAGTATCAATGAAGAAAACCATAAGTGACAGTCCAGTGCTAAATTGGATTATTAAACTATTTCGCTTTTGCGTAAATCCTAATGATTTTTCATCTGCAATTTATGTTCTTAGCAATAAAGAATATGGAGAGAAAATGACAGAAAAGACCGCAAGAAAAATAGTTAAAGAGCAGAACATAATTAAATCAGAACTACTAGAAAAGATGCATGAATTTATTAGTAAATGTTCTGAAATTAAGATGGCAGAAGAGATTTATAATTATTTTGAATTTGATAAATATATAAAGCCAACTTCAGCTACATATATAGATGATAAAGAAGCTATAAATGCTTTGCTTGATATAATCATAGAATATGTGAAAGAAAAACAAATTCCTTTTTTAGATGGACTCAGAGAGTTTATAAATTCATCAGCTTTATATGGGGTAAATATTTTAAAGAAAGATATAAATAGCGATATAGATTCCGTTAAGCTTATGACATTACATGCCTCTAAAGGATTGGAATTTTCCTATGTGTTTATTACAGGAGTTAATTATGGGCTAATTCCACTTCATACAAGGGATATGGAGGAAGAAGAGGAACAAAGATTATTTTTTGTTGGAATTACAAGGGCAAAAGATTACTTAGAGTTGTCTTATTATACAAATCCAGATTATCAAAAGGCAGCCCCTGGAGAAAGTAGATATATTCATATGATTCCAGAGAAATTAATCCAAGATGATAAGGTTAAAAATAATAATGTAAATCTTCAAGAACTTAAAAAACAAATTCAAGAAGCAAAGGCTCAAGGAAAGAAAGAAGAAGTTTCGGTTACTGAAGAAGTGGAATTACCAGTAGTTGAAGAAATAAATGAGACAACAACTAAAAAGGTAAGCCACAAGAAATACGGAACAGGAAAAGTCCTA